From Anoplopoma fimbria isolate UVic2021 breed Golden Eagle Sablefish chromosome 11, Afim_UVic_2022, whole genome shotgun sequence, one genomic window encodes:
- the LOC129099056 gene encoding casein kinase I: MELRVGNKYRLGRKIGSGSFGDIYLGANIATGEEVAIKLECVKTKHPQLHIESKFYKMMQGGVGIPSIKWCGAEGDYNVMVMELLGPSLEDLFNFCSRKFSLKTVLLLADQMISRIEYIHSKNFIHRDVKPDNFLMGLGKKGNLVYIIDFGLAKKYRDARTHQHIPYRENKNLTGTARYASINTHLGIEQSRRDDLESLGYVLMYFNLGSLPWQGLKAATKRQKYERISEKKMSTPIEVLCKGYPSEFSTYLNFCRSLRFDDKPDYSYLRQLFRNLFHRQGFSYDYVFDWNMLKFGASRTAEDGDRERRTGDERDERIGGAPRGSASRGLPPGPIPAAANRVRNGPEQAISNPASRVQQSGNTSPRAISRAERERKVSMRLHRGAPANVSSSDLTARHDQSRISTSQVSVPFEHMGK, translated from the exons ATGGAGCTGAGAGTGGGGAACAAGTACCGGCTCGGGCGAAAGATAGGGAGTGGCTCCTTTGGCGACATTTACCTTG GTGCCAACATTGCCACCGGTGAGGAGGTAGCCATCAAGCTGGAATGTGTGAAGACCAAACACCCACAGTTGCACATTGAAAGCAAGTTCTACAAGATGATGCAAGGAGGAG TGGGTATTCCATCGATAAAGTGGTGTGGTGCAGAGGGAGACTACAACGTGATGGTTATGGAGCTGCTTGGTCCCAGTTTGGAGGACCTTTTCAACTTTTGCTCCCGGAAGTTCAGCCTAAAGACTGTTCTGCTTTTGGCAGACCAGATG ATAAGTCGCATTGAGTACATCCACTCAAAGAATTTCATCCATCGGGATGTTAAGCCTGACAACTTCCTAATGGGGCTTGGCAAGAAGGGTAACCTGGTGTACATCATTGACTTTGGCCTGGCCAAAAAGTACCGCGATGCCCGCACACACCAGCACATCCCTTACAGGGAGAACAAGAACCTGACTGGCACAGCGCGCTACGCCTCCATCAACACACATCTGGGAATTG AGCAGTCCAGACGTGACGACCTGGAGTCTCTTGGCTATGTCCTCATGTACTTCAACCTGGGCTCCCTCCCCTGGCAGGGCCTCAAGGCCGCTACCAAGAGACAGAAGTATGAACGAATCAGCGAGAAGAAAATGTCAACACCCATCGAGGTTCTTTGCAAAGGATACCCTT CTGAGTTTTCCACATACCTGAATTTTTGCCGTTCACTCCGATTTGATGACAAGCCAGACTACTCTTACCTACGACAGCTCTTCAGGAATCTGTTCCACCGCCAGGGTTTCTCCTATGATTATGTCTTTGACTGGAACATGCTGAAATTT GGTGCCAGTCGAACAGCCGAGGATGGAGATCGGGAGAGGAGGACGGGAGATGAGAGGGATGAGCGAATCGGAGGAGCCCCGAGGGGGTCTGCATCGCGAGGCCTGCCTCCAGGTCCCATCCCTGCAGCTGCCAACAGAGTCAGGAACGGGCCAGAGCAGGCCATCTCTAACCCTGCCTCACGGGTCCAGCAGTCTG GGAACACGTCGCCTCGCGCAATTTCTCgcgcagagagggagaggaaggtgaGCATGCGTCTTCACCGTGGAGCTCCTGCCAACGTCTCGTCCTCCGACCTCACAGCCCGTCATGACCAATCCAGAATTTCCACATCACAG gTCAGCGTCCCGTTCGAGCACATGGGGAAGTAG